A DNA window from Parabacteroides johnsonii DSM 18315 contains the following coding sequences:
- a CDS encoding RagB/SusD family nutrient uptake outer membrane protein, with translation MNINKKNCIILALATLPMLNSCSDSWLEPKPLSFYSPENTYVDAEGLYAALTACERNMRHEFFGDGAPILTEMYLTDIAIHGKTDESGSLVDLDNEMLPSRTKNDMKGKNKWYWEEGFKGIKYANIAISRLDAAKYKDEAERKAVLGAAYFQRAYRYYKLTHQFGDVPYLDREITEPKLDFYTYDRWSILEQCKKDMEFAYQWVPEVQPRGRANKDACGVLLMKLCMATGDFDRAITVGKEVVGRHPLMTERFTGNQTKPNTNLMHDLHSVEAKIDMNNTEGIMYVVAHPTTTPLDKDNRIYTMRNAVPYWAKGGAIKTPDGKSGTAIAPDGADKNTEIDNDTQYGRGIGTLRPTNYYQYDIWTEKEKNDLRGPFNHDSWKRMEDLRYNDPGLKKSNNSYYGQNLIRPVDLSVADSIRCWYMWPHYKVFVPDPTKTQDFQGGETPWYIYRSAEVYLMLAECYYWKGDMANEAAMLNVVRERAGAEPLNGTVGIADVLAERARELYYEENRHVELVRISYLYAKTGKACEALDGRVYKLDNISGPGGIGTNCKDTGVNFYFDWVSVKNNFFNKGVKIPNGEYRMSVHHILWPIPETAITSNTGGVINQNIGYPGAENNLEPLKVEPIDPDI, from the coding sequence ATGAATATCAACAAGAAAAATTGTATAATCCTGGCATTGGCCACCTTACCCATGCTAAATTCCTGTAGTGACAGTTGGCTGGAACCGAAACCTTTGTCTTTCTATTCACCAGAAAACACATATGTGGATGCAGAAGGACTTTATGCCGCTTTGACAGCCTGTGAACGTAATATGCGTCATGAATTTTTCGGAGACGGCGCTCCGATTCTAACAGAAATGTATCTGACCGACATCGCCATACATGGAAAGACAGACGAAAGCGGTTCCCTGGTCGATTTGGATAACGAAATGTTACCCTCCCGGACGAAAAACGACATGAAAGGTAAAAACAAATGGTATTGGGAAGAAGGATTCAAAGGCATCAAATATGCAAATATCGCCATCAGCCGTTTGGATGCAGCCAAATACAAAGACGAAGCAGAGCGAAAGGCGGTATTGGGAGCTGCTTATTTCCAACGTGCCTATCGTTATTACAAACTGACACACCAGTTCGGCGACGTCCCTTATCTGGATCGGGAAATCACTGAACCGAAATTGGATTTTTATACGTACGACCGTTGGAGTATCTTGGAACAGTGCAAGAAAGACATGGAGTTTGCTTACCAGTGGGTGCCGGAAGTACAACCGCGCGGACGTGCCAACAAGGACGCGTGCGGTGTCTTACTTATGAAATTGTGTATGGCCACCGGTGATTTCGACCGCGCTATTACGGTCGGTAAAGAAGTCGTCGGACGTCATCCGTTGATGACCGAACGTTTCACAGGGAATCAGACAAAGCCCAACACCAACCTGATGCATGATTTGCACAGTGTGGAAGCCAAAATTGACATGAACAACACGGAAGGTATCATGTATGTGGTCGCCCATCCAACGACCACCCCATTGGATAAAGACAACCGTATTTATACCATGCGTAATGCTGTGCCTTATTGGGCAAAAGGTGGTGCCATTAAAACACCTGACGGGAAAAGCGGCACTGCCATTGCACCCGACGGAGCGGACAAAAATACGGAAATCGATAACGACACCCAATACGGTCGCGGTATCGGAACGTTACGCCCAACCAATTATTACCAATACGATATTTGGACTGAAAAAGAAAAGAACGACTTACGCGGACCATTCAATCATGATAGCTGGAAGCGGATGGAAGATTTACGCTATAACGATCCCGGCTTGAAGAAATCGAACAATTCTTATTACGGACAAAACTTGATTCGCCCGGTTGACCTTTCTGTCGCCGATTCCATCCGTTGCTGGTACATGTGGCCACATTATAAAGTATTCGTCCCTGATCCAACAAAGACTCAGGATTTCCAAGGAGGAGAAACACCTTGGTATATTTATCGTTCTGCAGAAGTTTACTTGATGTTGGCAGAATGTTATTATTGGAAAGGCGATATGGCAAATGAAGCTGCAATGCTGAATGTTGTCCGTGAACGTGCCGGTGCGGAACCTCTAAACGGAACCGTCGGTATTGCCGACGTACTTGCCGAACGAGCCAGGGAATTGTATTACGAAGAAAACCGCCATGTCGAATTGGTCCGTATCTCCTATTTGTATGCCAAGACCGGTAAGGCATGCGAAGCTTTGGACGGACGTGTGTATAAATTGGATAATATTTCAGGACCGGGTGGTATCGGTACGAACTGCAAAGATACCGGCGTAAACTTCTATTTCGATTGGGTTTCCGTCAAGAATAATTTCTTCAATAAGGGTGTTAAAATTCCGAACGGTGAATACCGCATGAGCGTACACCACATTTTATGGCCGATTCCTGAAACCGCTATCACAAGTAACACAGGAGGCGTGATTAACCAAAACATAGGTTATCCGGGAGCAGAAAACAACCTGGAACCTCTGAAGGTCGAACCTATTGATCCGGATATTTGA